In Cryptomeria japonica chromosome 10, Sugi_1.0, whole genome shotgun sequence, a genomic segment contains:
- the LOC131859319 gene encoding DNA (cytosine-5)-methyltransferase DRM2-like — translation MGYAGEEVSLAIKRYGVDIPIDILIDSIDAVRHSEAPSDGDMGDPYNSLTFKKKGLNESLKNTRQIKFPKRKHIDLEEDFYETNRRVKLKGSMSSGLVGFGVPGHHVDRCRKLKDFSQGLPYFYFENVYITPKGVWEEISRFFHNIEPEFVDSKFFSISSRKRGYVHNMPIDNRVQLYPLPPMTIKEAFPEKQKFWPSWDERTKLNCINTVAASAPLCLRLRDIVNLCNGQPTPEERDMVLLQCKKWNLVWANPDQLAPLEPHEMELVLGYDKDHTRVCGRTERIRSLGNAFQVETVGYHLSVLKPLYPKGIKVLSLFSGIGGAEVALHCLGIPLNYVVSTEICKVNRLILRSWWEKTHQKGKLIEVGDVKNLTKERLDEMINSIGGFDLIIGGSPCNNLTGSNRCTRHGLAGEQSSLFYEFPRIVKYVRGTMRSKLA, via the coding sequence ATGGGGTATGCTGGAGAGGAAGTTTCTTTGGCTATTAAAAGATATGGTGTAGATATTCCAATTGATATCTTGATTGATTCAATTGATGCTGTTAGACATAGTGAGGCTCCAAGCGATGGAGATATGGGAGATCCATATAATAGCCTTACTTTCAAGAAGAAGGGATTGAATGAAAGCTTAAAGAATACGCGGCAAatcaaatttcctaaaagaaagcataTAGATTTGGAAGAAGATTTCTATGAAACCAATCGGAGGGTAAAGCTCAAAGGAAGTATGTCTTCCGGATTGGTTGGATTTGGGGTTCCCGGTCACCACGTGGATAGATGCCGGAAGCTAAAAGATTTTTCGCAAGGCCTGCCCTATTTCTACTTTGAGAACGTTTACATTACACCGAAGGGTGTCTGGGAAGAAATCTCCAGATTTTTCCACAATATTGAACCCGAATTTGTGGATTCGAAGTTCTTTTCAATTTCTAGTAGAAAGCGTGGGTACGTGCACAACATGCCTATCGACAACCGCGTTCAGCTTTATCCATTGCCACCGATGACAATCAAAGAGGCGTTTCCTGAAAAACAAAAGTTTTGGCCATCATGGGATGAGAGAACTAAACTTAACTGCATAAATACAGTGGCAGCAAGTGCTCCGTTATGTCTTAGACTTAGGGATATTGTCAACCTTTGTAATGGACAACCCACCCCTGAAGAGCGGGATATGGTACTTTTACAATGTAAAAAGTGGAACTTGGTATgggccaatccagatcagctggcTCCGCTGGAACCTCATGAAATGGAGCTTGTGTTAGGATATGATAAGGACCACACACGTGTCTGTGGTAGGACAGAGCGTATACGATCCCTTGGAAATGCTTTTCAGGTAGAAACTGTAGGATACCATCTTTCTGTTTTGAAGCCTCTTTATCCAAAGGGGATCAAGGTCCTTTCTCTCTTCTCTGGAATTGGGGGTGCAGAAGTTGCTTTGCATTGTTTGGGTATACCACTCAATTATGTTGTATCTACAGAAATTTGCAAAGTAAACAGACTTATCCTCAGAAGCTGGTGGGAAAAAACACATCAAAAGGGTAAATTGATTGAGGTGGGGGATGTGAAGAATCTGACAAAAGAAAGacttgatgaaatgattaattcaattgGAGGTTTTGATCTCATAATAGGGGGAAGCCCCTGTAATAATCTGACAGGCAGCAACAGGTGCACAAGGCATGGGCTAGCTGGAGAGcaatcttctcttttctatgaatttCCAAGGATTGTGAAGTACGTAAGGGGTACAATGCGTTCGAAGCTGGCTTGA